A genomic window from Phyllopteryx taeniolatus isolate TA_2022b chromosome 2, UOR_Ptae_1.2, whole genome shotgun sequence includes:
- the obi1 gene encoding ORC ubiquitin ligase 1, with product MALNFQTSTLCLTLPISCQICLGKVRQPVICGNHHVFCSCCMEMWLKKASQCPSCRVPITTENPCREIIGGTNESDHTESPSVRKCLRKTRGELLLREYEEEIEGLIRENEELKTKNQSLELQLRTNLDPCSNNSVQADDKRVDPYILEEWANRLQTAKDVCDKVKQDLDKLKEANKALRSQNVDMVQENMRLKAEVVSRSPQKFGRYTVAALEAKIQQYQRDVDHLKRALERSDQYIDDLENRLRTSENRCAEMQESSKSSTPGLESLSQQQRIHMMMRSLSDNERGSICSNPEADAQTFSKTQCLMFLSCADHKDSPKNPCELPKNGEDLDGTSSDFFPSTPSSAFRSLTLRSPRVREKKPVTHFRRLDFDDTPSPGKTTTENQLSSGDVFPKCLPTNPDDVEPLKPVFWGTWKLSKANDQSSPSPSKESLATDSTAANFVADEPDSFQKCSEASMDVAYLNKISELDSMMLDVESSSSRGSQLSLESSLPADLDGTLVTEPQTCSGVVAQCGSESNTEAYGGCAGEGCPPSLQVSDVEESGVPGCVHHGETAHVEELSFDLLFDALEETKAGPSGSVSPAGRRQDHVASPPCGKPVNTSRDRHTLNTGQPTKRKSHSPFNASSPTKLSKLM from the exons ATGGCTCTCAACTTTCAAACTTCAACACTATGTTTGACTCTGCCGATATCATGCCAGATATGCCTCGGAAAG GTCAGACAGCCGGTCATATGTGGCAACCACCACGTGTTCTGTTCGTGCTGCATGgaaatgtggttaaaaaaagcAAGCCAGTGTCCCTCGTGCAGAGTTCCCATTACGACCGAGAACCCTTGCAGAGAAATTATAG GGGGTACAAATGAGAGTGATCACACTGAGAGCCCCTCTGTGAGAAAATGTCTCAGGAAAACTAGGGGAGAGCTCCTTCTGCGCGAGTAtgag GAAGAAATTGAAGGTCTCATCAGAGAAAATGAAGAGCTGAAAACCAAAAATCAAAGTCTGGAGTTGCAACTGAGGACAAATTTGGATCCCTGCAGTAATAACTCTGTGCAAGCAGATGACAAAAGAGTGGATCCATACATCCTGGAGGAATGGGCAAACAGGCTACAAACAGCCAAAGATGTTTGTGATAAAGTCAAGCAGGACTTGGACAAGCTTAAGGAG GCTAATAAAGCACTGCGATCTCAAAATGTTGACATGGTACAAGAAAATATGAGACTGAAAGCTGAGGTGGTTAGTAGATCCCCACAGAA GTTTGGTCGTTACACGGTTGCCGCCTTGGAAGCAAAAATCCAGCAGTACCAGAGAGACGTAGACCACTTGAAGAGGGCTCTGGAGCGCAGTGACCAGTACATTGACGACTTGGAGAATCGGCTCAGGACGTCTGAAAACCGATGTGCAGAAATGCAGGAGTCAAGCAAAAGCAGCACGCCCGGGCTGGAATCTCTCAGCCAGCAGCAAAGGATCCACATGATGATGAGAAGCTTGAGTGATAACGAGAGGGGCTCCATCTGCAGCAAtcctgaggcagacgctcagaCATTTTCTAAGACTCAGTGTTTGATGTTCTTATCGTGTGCAGATCACAAGGACTCTCCCAAAAATCCTTGTGAACTCCCCAAAAACGGCGAGGACTTAGATGGCACCTCCTCAGACTTCTTTCCCTCCACCCCCTCCTCTGCCTTCCGCTCCCTGACGCTGAGGAGCCCACGTGTACGCGAGAAGAAACCTGTGACTCATTTCAGGAGGCTTGATTTTGATGACACTCCCAGTCCTGGGAAGACCACCACAGAAAACCAGTTGAGCAGCGGGGACGTGTTTCCCAAATGTTTGCCTACAAATCCTGATGACGTGGAGCCACTAAAGCCTGTTTTTTGGGGAACTTGGAAGCTCTCAAAAGCCAATGACCAATCATCTCCTAGTCCAAGTAAAGAAAGCTTGGCTACCGATTCCACAGCTGCCAATTTTGTTGCTGACGAGCCCGATAGTTTCCAGAAGTGCAGTGAGGCCTCCATGGATGTGGCTTATCTCAACAAAATCTCTGAGTTGGACTCCATGATGCTGGATGTAGAGAGCTCCAGTAGCCGTGGGTCTCAGCTCTCCCTGGAGTCCTCCCTTCCCGCCGACTTAGACGGCACTCTTGTCACTGAACCGCAAACGTGCTCTGGCGTCGTAGCACAATGCGGCTCGGAGAGTAACACCGAGGCTTACGGAGGCTGTGCTGGAGAAGGATGTCCTCCATCCCTGCAGGTGTCAGATGTGGAGGAGAGCGGCGTGCCTGGCTGTGTGCATCACGGAGAGACTGCTCACGTCGAAGAACTCTCTTTTGATTTGCTCTTTGATGCTCTGGAAGAGACTAAGGCCGGTCCCTCTGGCTCTGTCAGTCCAGCGGGTCGACGCCAGGATCATGTCGCCTCCCCCCCTTGTGGAAAACCTGTGAACACATCAagagacagacacacactcaacaCCGGCCAGCCAACAAAGAGAAAGTCCCACAGCCCCTTTAACGCTAGCAGTCCTACCAAACTTTCAAAGCTCATGTGA